In the Sphingomonas sp. LM7 genome, one interval contains:
- a CDS encoding VOC family protein — protein MNLRALLVALLLPLASPALAQGTPEPAAQIDHIGIWVADQQKSIDFYRALFGLDEIPAPFPPGGPRWLRFAGGVELHIQPGRTEKLHQPRRVHMAIAVASLDPILAQLKARGHGWTNIEGTPGAINTSRTDGVRQIFLQDPDGYWIEVNDVPKR, from the coding sequence ATGAACCTGCGCGCACTCTTGGTTGCCCTGCTTCTCCCGCTCGCGTCGCCGGCACTTGCCCAAGGCACGCCCGAGCCCGCCGCACAGATCGACCATATCGGGATCTGGGTGGCCGACCAGCAGAAGAGCATCGATTTCTACCGCGCGCTGTTCGGGCTCGACGAGATCCCCGCGCCGTTCCCGCCCGGCGGCCCGCGCTGGCTGCGGTTCGCGGGCGGCGTCGAGCTTCACATCCAGCCGGGCCGCACCGAAAAGCTGCACCAGCCGCGCCGCGTCCACATGGCGATCGCCGTCGCCAGCCTCGATCCGATCCTGGCGCAGCTCAAGGCGCGCGGCCATGGCTGGACGAACATCGAAGGCACGCCCGGCGCGATCAACACCAGCCGCACCGACGGCGTGCGACAAATCTTCCTCCAGGACCCCGACGGCTATTGGATCGAAGTCAACGACGTGCCGAAGCGCTAG
- a CDS encoding fumarylacetoacetate hydrolase family protein, whose product MKLASLKHGRDGKLVVVSNDLAWCADATGIAPTLQAALDNWDQVEGDLRNLATDLEHETIPMRRFHERQAASPLPRAYQWADGSAYVNHVALVRQARGAEMPESFWQDPLMYQGGSDAFLGPRDPIPLADEAWGCDLEAEVVVVTGDVPLGASREEALAAVRLVGLTNDVSLRNLIPGELAKGFGFFQSKPASAFSPVFVTPDELGDWWKDGKLHRKLMVDLNGKPFGRAEAGEDMTFDFGTLIAHAAKTRALGAGTIIGSGTVSNRDSDGGPGKPIAEGGVGYSCLAEVRTIETIRGGKAETPFLKAGDTVRIWAEDDKHHAIFGVIEQTVGG is encoded by the coding sequence ATGAAACTGGCCAGCCTGAAGCACGGTCGTGACGGCAAGCTCGTCGTGGTGTCGAACGATCTGGCATGGTGCGCCGATGCCACCGGGATCGCGCCGACGCTGCAGGCTGCGCTCGACAATTGGGACCAGGTCGAAGGCGATCTGCGCAATTTGGCGACCGATCTGGAGCATGAGACGATCCCGATGCGGCGCTTCCACGAGCGGCAGGCCGCGTCGCCGCTGCCACGGGCGTATCAATGGGCCGACGGCTCGGCCTATGTGAACCATGTCGCGCTGGTCCGGCAGGCGCGCGGCGCCGAAATGCCCGAGAGCTTCTGGCAGGATCCGCTGATGTACCAGGGCGGCTCGGACGCATTCCTCGGCCCGCGCGATCCGATTCCGCTCGCCGACGAAGCCTGGGGCTGCGATCTCGAGGCTGAAGTGGTGGTTGTCACCGGGGACGTGCCGCTCGGGGCGTCGCGCGAGGAGGCGCTTGCCGCGGTCCGGCTGGTGGGCCTGACCAACGACGTGTCCTTGCGCAACCTGATCCCGGGCGAGCTCGCCAAGGGCTTCGGCTTTTTCCAGTCCAAGCCCGCCAGCGCCTTTTCGCCGGTGTTCGTCACCCCCGACGAACTTGGCGACTGGTGGAAGGACGGCAAGCTCCACCGTAAGCTGATGGTCGACTTGAACGGCAAGCCCTTCGGCCGCGCCGAGGCGGGCGAGGACATGACGTTCGATTTCGGCACGCTGATTGCGCACGCCGCCAAGACGCGTGCACTGGGCGCAGGGACGATCATCGGCTCTGGCACCGTCTCGAACCGCGATTCCGATGGTGGCCCCGGCAAGCCGATCGCCGAGGGCGGCGTCGGCTATTCGTGCTTGGCCGAGGTCCGCACGATCGAGACGATCCGCGGCGGCAAGGCGGAAACGCCGTTCCTCAAGGCCGGCGACACAGTCCGCATCTGGGCCGAGGACGACAAGCACCACGCGATCTTCGGGGTGATCGAGCAGACCGTCGGGGGCTGA
- a CDS encoding PAS domain-containing protein — MAQRIRAHDWASTPIGPIENWPQALRFAVNIALGSSFPTAVYWGPELRLIYNDAWTTIPADRHPWALGRRGAEVWADIWHVVGPEMERVLATGKGFSTFDQMLPMERNGRPQETWWSYSFTPIRDEHGDVVGLLNQGNETTRTVLAERARLAEVGRLRELFEQAPGAVALLHGPDHVFEIANPAYCELIGGRDVLGLSVADALPEVVEQGFIGLLDQVFGSGVPYRAHSVPIRLQRTPGQDTEPRMLDFVYQPIKDANGETTDIFVLANDVTERATAEAALRASEERLQLALDSSVGVGTWFWDVPNDRVTADLRFLRLYGVDEALEGVGAPIEAFFSHVHPDDRPSLEAAITASLASGGHFSEEYRLIQPDGSVHWVAAQGRPILDPDGRPLRFPGVSFDITERKAAEDAARAAAEELREANALQSFVYALAETQRRLDTPDAIMAATSEALVDQLHASRVGFYRVVGGETIAFGASATRGALPRLEGIATVQGVGATAVEAYRSGSTVVLHDTGREFSPGESDIPQRAAAAIGVPLLRGGEWVATMYVNQAEPRRWHPDEVAFIEAIAEMSWDAVERAGALVALRGSEEKFRAIANSIDPMVWSTLPDGYHDYYNDRWYEFTGAPYGSTDGEGWADMFHPDDQERTWALWRHCLDTGEPYHIEYRLRHHSGQYRWVLGRAQPVRDDAGRIIRWFGTCTDIQEIVDAREVLARSREELEAAIHERTEQLMQAEQQLRQAQKMEAVGQLTGGIAHDFNNMLAVVIGALDLLERRVAQGRTDIDRYLVAARDGATRAAALTQRLLAFSRQQPLAPTPVDANAMVEGMIELLVRTLGEAISVETLLPGGPRPALADPNQLENAILNLCVNGRDAMAGGGRLSIETANIAAGPAEAQALGLEPGSYVEITVADTGSGMLPEVAARAFDPFFTTKGVGKGTGLGLSQVFGFARQSGGTVRIDTELGKGTRVSLYLPAYAGEIDPAVHAAEIAEAERGRPGEVVMVVEDEERVRSYSVEALRELGYEVVSAPDGLEALRMIENGQSVSLLFTDVVMPEMSGRELARRAHDRLPGLRILLTSGYTPDIAGLDDSILTKPFDINTLARRVRAALDN, encoded by the coding sequence ATGGCGCAGCGCATCCGTGCGCACGATTGGGCATCCACGCCGATCGGTCCGATCGAGAACTGGCCCCAGGCGCTCCGCTTCGCAGTCAACATCGCGCTGGGATCGAGCTTTCCGACCGCAGTCTATTGGGGCCCCGAGCTCCGCCTGATCTACAATGATGCGTGGACGACGATCCCGGCCGACCGCCATCCCTGGGCACTGGGCCGGCGCGGCGCGGAGGTCTGGGCCGATATCTGGCACGTCGTCGGCCCCGAGATGGAGCGCGTGCTGGCCACCGGCAAAGGCTTCTCGACCTTCGACCAGATGCTGCCGATGGAGCGGAACGGCCGGCCGCAGGAAACCTGGTGGAGCTACAGCTTCACACCGATCCGTGACGAGCATGGCGACGTCGTGGGCCTGCTCAATCAGGGCAATGAGACGACGCGCACCGTGCTCGCCGAACGCGCGCGCCTCGCTGAGGTCGGCCGCCTGCGCGAGCTGTTCGAACAGGCCCCGGGAGCGGTCGCGCTGCTCCACGGGCCCGACCATGTCTTCGAAATCGCCAACCCCGCCTATTGCGAGCTGATCGGCGGGCGCGACGTATTGGGCCTGTCGGTCGCCGACGCGCTTCCCGAAGTGGTCGAGCAGGGCTTTATCGGGTTGCTGGACCAGGTGTTTGGCAGCGGCGTCCCCTATCGCGCGCATTCAGTTCCGATACGGCTTCAGCGAACGCCGGGGCAGGATACCGAGCCGCGGATGCTCGATTTCGTCTACCAGCCGATCAAGGACGCAAACGGCGAGACCACCGACATTTTCGTGCTCGCCAACGACGTCACCGAACGCGCGACTGCCGAGGCGGCGTTGCGCGCGAGCGAGGAACGGCTCCAGCTCGCGCTCGATTCGTCGGTGGGCGTGGGCACCTGGTTCTGGGACGTGCCGAACGACCGGGTGACGGCGGACCTGCGCTTCCTGCGGCTCTATGGCGTCGACGAAGCGCTGGAAGGCGTCGGCGCACCGATCGAGGCGTTCTTCTCGCACGTCCATCCCGATGATCGGCCATCGCTCGAGGCGGCGATCACCGCCTCGCTCGCCAGCGGTGGACATTTCTCGGAAGAATATCGCCTGATCCAGCCGGACGGGTCGGTCCATTGGGTGGCCGCGCAGGGACGCCCGATCCTCGACCCCGATGGCCGCCCGCTTCGCTTCCCGGGCGTCAGCTTCGACATCACCGAGCGCAAGGCGGCCGAAGACGCGGCGCGCGCCGCCGCCGAGGAGCTGCGCGAGGCGAACGCGCTGCAATCCTTCGTCTATGCGCTCGCCGAGACGCAGCGCCGGCTCGACACGCCCGACGCGATCATGGCCGCCACGTCGGAAGCACTGGTCGACCAACTGCACGCCAGCCGCGTCGGCTTCTATCGCGTGGTCGGCGGCGAGACGATCGCGTTCGGCGCTTCGGCGACTCGCGGTGCGCTGCCCCGGCTTGAAGGTATCGCCACGGTGCAGGGTGTCGGCGCCACCGCAGTCGAGGCTTATCGCTCGGGCAGTACGGTCGTGCTGCACGACACCGGGCGCGAATTCTCGCCGGGCGAAAGCGACATTCCCCAGCGCGCGGCGGCGGCGATCGGCGTGCCGCTGCTGCGCGGCGGCGAGTGGGTCGCCACGATGTACGTCAACCAGGCCGAACCGCGCCGCTGGCACCCCGATGAAGTCGCGTTCATCGAGGCGATCGCCGAGATGTCATGGGACGCCGTCGAGCGTGCCGGGGCGTTGGTGGCGTTGCGCGGCAGCGAGGAGAAGTTCCGCGCGATCGCCAATTCGATCGACCCGATGGTCTGGTCGACGCTGCCCGACGGCTATCACGATTATTACAATGATCGCTGGTACGAATTCACCGGCGCGCCCTACGGCTCTACCGATGGCGAGGGCTGGGCCGACATGTTCCACCCCGACGATCAGGAGCGGACCTGGGCGCTGTGGCGGCACTGCCTCGACACGGGGGAGCCCTATCACATCGAGTATCGGCTACGGCACCATTCGGGCCAGTATCGCTGGGTGCTCGGCCGCGCGCAGCCGGTACGCGACGATGCCGGGCGGATCATCCGCTGGTTCGGGACGTGCACCGACATTCAGGAGATCGTCGACGCACGCGAAGTGCTCGCTCGCTCTCGCGAAGAGCTCGAAGCGGCGATCCACGAGCGCACCGAACAGCTGATGCAGGCCGAGCAGCAGCTCCGCCAGGCGCAGAAGATGGAGGCGGTCGGCCAGCTCACCGGCGGCATCGCGCACGACTTCAACAACATGCTCGCGGTGGTGATCGGCGCGCTCGACCTGCTTGAACGCCGCGTTGCGCAGGGCCGCACCGATATCGACCGCTATCTCGTCGCCGCGCGCGACGGCGCCACCCGCGCCGCCGCGCTCACCCAGCGGCTGCTCGCCTTTTCGCGCCAGCAACCGCTCGCCCCCACTCCGGTCGACGCCAATGCGATGGTCGAGGGGATGATCGAGCTGCTGGTCCGCACGCTGGGCGAGGCGATCAGCGTCGAGACATTGCTGCCCGGCGGGCCGCGACCGGCGCTGGCGGATCCGAACCAGCTCGAAAACGCCATCCTCAATCTGTGCGTCAATGGCCGCGACGCGATGGCGGGCGGCGGCAGGCTGAGCATCGAGACCGCCAATATCGCGGCAGGGCCGGCGGAGGCGCAGGCCCTCGGGCTCGAGCCTGGAAGCTATGTCGAGATCACCGTTGCCGATACCGGATCGGGGATGCTGCCCGAAGTCGCCGCGCGCGCCTTCGATCCGTTCTTCACCACCAAGGGCGTTGGCAAGGGCACCGGGCTCGGGCTGAGCCAGGTATTCGGCTTTGCGCGCCAGTCGGGCGGCACCGTGCGGATCGACACCGAACTGGGCAAGGGCACGCGAGTCAGCCTGTATCTCCCGGCCTATGCCGGCGAGATCGACCCGGCGGTACACGCGGCCGAAATCGCTGAGGCGGAACGCGGCCGGCCGGGCGAAGTGGTGATGGTCGTCGAGGACGAGGAGCGCGTGCGCAGCTATTCGGTGGAGGCACTGCGCGAGCTCGGCTACGAAGTGGTGTCCGCGCCCGACGGGCTGGAGGCACTGCGGATGATCGAGAACGGCCAGAGCGTCTCGCTGCTGTTCACCGACGTGGTGATGCCCGAGATGAGCGGCCGCGAGCTCGCCCGGCGCGCGCACGACCGGCTGCCCGGTCTCAGGATATTGCTGACCAGCGGCTACACCCCGGACATCGCCGGCCTAGACGATTCGATCCTCACCAAGCCGTTCGACATCAACACGCTGGCCCGTCGCGTCCGCGCCGCACTGGACAACTGA
- a CDS encoding adenylosuccinate synthase has translation MANVAVIGAQWGDEGKGKIVDWLAERADVVVRFQGGHNAGHTLVVGEKVYKLSLLPSGIVRGTPSVIGNGVVLDPWHLKSEVEKLRGQGVDVTPDTLKIADTCPLILPFHRDLDALREDASGAGKIGTTRRGIGPAYEDKVGRRAIRVCDLAHLDELGPQLDRLLAHHDALRAGFNEPAIDRDALIAELREIAGFVLPFAEPVWRMLNEARGRGRRILFEGAQGVLLDIDHGTYPFVTSSNTVAGTAAAGSGLGPNAVGFVLGIAKAYTTRVGSGPFPSEQDNEVGERLGTRGHEFGTVTGRKRRCGWLDAVLLRQSAAVSGITGIALTKIDVLDGFEEISICTGYRLRGEALDYYPANAQDQAAIEPVYETMPGWSESTAGARSWAELPAAAIKYIRRIEELIQCPVALVSTSPEREDTILVRDPFAD, from the coding sequence ATGGCAAATGTCGCAGTGATTGGCGCCCAATGGGGCGATGAGGGCAAAGGCAAGATCGTCGACTGGCTCGCCGAGCGCGCCGATGTCGTCGTGCGCTTCCAGGGCGGGCACAATGCCGGCCATACCCTCGTCGTCGGCGAGAAGGTCTACAAGCTCTCGCTGCTTCCCTCGGGCATCGTCCGCGGCACCCCTAGCGTGATCGGCAATGGCGTGGTGCTCGATCCGTGGCACCTCAAGTCCGAAGTCGAGAAGCTGCGCGGCCAGGGCGTCGACGTCACGCCCGATACGCTCAAGATCGCCGACACCTGCCCGCTGATCCTGCCCTTCCACCGCGACCTCGACGCGCTGCGCGAGGACGCAAGCGGCGCCGGCAAGATCGGCACCACCCGCCGCGGCATCGGTCCCGCGTACGAAGACAAGGTCGGCCGCCGTGCGATTCGCGTCTGCGACCTCGCGCATCTCGACGAGCTGGGCCCGCAGCTCGATCGGCTGCTGGCACATCACGACGCGTTGCGCGCCGGTTTCAACGAGCCCGCGATCGACCGCGACGCGCTGATCGCCGAATTGCGCGAGATCGCCGGTTTCGTCCTGCCCTTCGCCGAGCCGGTGTGGCGGATGCTCAACGAAGCGCGCGGCCGCGGGCGCCGCATCCTGTTCGAAGGCGCACAGGGCGTCCTGCTCGACATCGACCACGGCACCTATCCGTTCGTGACCTCGTCCAACACCGTCGCCGGCACCGCCGCGGCGGGATCGGGGCTTGGACCGAACGCAGTCGGCTTCGTGCTCGGGATCGCCAAGGCCTATACCACGCGCGTCGGATCGGGACCGTTTCCGAGCGAGCAGGATAACGAAGTCGGCGAGCGGCTCGGCACGCGCGGGCATGAATTCGGCACGGTGACGGGGCGCAAGCGCCGTTGCGGCTGGCTCGACGCGGTGCTGCTGCGCCAGTCGGCAGCGGTGTCGGGGATTACCGGCATCGCGCTGACCAAGATCGACGTGCTCGACGGATTCGAAGAGATCTCGATCTGCACCGGCTACAGGCTTCGCGGCGAGGCCCTCGATTATTACCCCGCAAACGCCCAGGACCAGGCTGCGATCGAGCCGGTCTACGAGACGATGCCCGGCTGGTCGGAATCAACTGCAGGCGCGCGCAGCTGGGCAGAGCTGCCCGCCGCGGCAATCAAATATATCCGGCGGATCGAAGAACTGATCCAGTGCCCCGTCGCCCTGGTCTCGACGAGCCCCGAGCGTGAAGACACGATCCTCGTCCGCGATCCCTTCGCGGACTGA
- the aroC gene encoding chorismate synthase has product MSFNTFGRVFRFTTWGESHGPALGAVVDGCPPGLELSEADIQPFLDKRRPGQSRFTTQRQEPDQVRILSGVFEGRTTGTPISLQIENVDQRSKDYSEVAVAYRPGHADYAYDQKYGFRDYRGGGRSSARETAARVAAGAVARLAIPEVKIRAWVEAIGGDAIDPANFDAAEIDNNPFFCPDAAAAARWEKLVDDARKAGSSLGAVIACEATGVPAGWGAPLYAKLDSELAAACMSINAVKGVEIGDGFAAATLTGEQNADAMRPAGDGVHFLANHAGGIAGGISTGQPVLVRVAFKPTSSILTPVETINREGEATEIRTKGRHDPCVGIRGAPVVEAMVALVLADQKLLHRAQCG; this is encoded by the coding sequence TTGAGCTTCAACACCTTCGGACGCGTCTTCCGCTTCACCACCTGGGGCGAGAGCCATGGGCCCGCGCTCGGCGCGGTGGTCGATGGTTGCCCGCCGGGGCTCGAACTGTCCGAAGCCGATATCCAGCCGTTCCTCGACAAACGCCGCCCGGGCCAGTCGCGCTTCACCACCCAGCGGCAGGAGCCCGATCAGGTCCGCATCCTCTCGGGCGTGTTCGAGGGCCGTACCACCGGCACTCCGATCAGCCTCCAGATCGAGAATGTCGATCAGCGCTCGAAGGATTATTCCGAAGTCGCAGTCGCGTATCGCCCGGGTCATGCCGATTACGCCTATGACCAGAAATACGGCTTTCGTGACTATCGCGGGGGCGGACGTTCCTCGGCGCGCGAGACCGCGGCCCGCGTTGCCGCCGGCGCCGTCGCACGCCTTGCCATCCCAGAAGTGAAGATCCGCGCCTGGGTTGAGGCGATCGGCGGCGACGCGATCGATCCCGCCAATTTCGACGCAGCCGAGATCGACAATAATCCCTTCTTCTGCCCGGATGCCGCGGCCGCCGCACGCTGGGAAAAACTGGTTGATGATGCGCGCAAGGCGGGGTCGTCGCTCGGGGCAGTGATCGCGTGCGAAGCAACCGGCGTTCCGGCAGGCTGGGGCGCGCCGCTTTATGCCAAGCTCGACAGTGAACTCGCCGCAGCATGCATGTCGATCAATGCGGTGAAGGGTGTCGAGATCGGCGACGGTTTCGCCGCGGCCACGCTGACCGGCGAGCAGAACGCCGATGCGATGCGGCCTGCCGGCGATGGCGTGCATTTCCTCGCCAACCATGCCGGCGGGATTGCGGGCGGCATCTCGACTGGCCAGCCCGTGCTGGTCCGGGTGGCGTTCAAGCCGACCAGTTCGATCCTGACTCCCGTCGAGACGATCAATCGCGAGGGCGAGGCGACGGAAATCCGCACCAAGGGCCGCCACGATCCATGCGTCGGCATCCGCGGGGCGCCGGTTGTCGAGGCGATGGTTGCGTTGGTGCTGGCCGATCAGAAACTTTTGCACCGGGCGCAGTGCGGCTGA
- a CDS encoding GNAT family N-acetyltransferase, whose product MSTAIRPATGGDVAAIDALLRKAFPDAGEAMLVQRLCVDGDMVLTLVADDEETGSLAGVIAYSRMAVEIAGKHIAAVALAPLAVDAGQRGQGVAEALVRASLTQLGDAGAMLVFVLGDPDYYARFGFSTDWARGFASPYAGDYLMALPLQGGGMPCGERGAATHAKAFAQLGGNH is encoded by the coding sequence GTGAGCACCGCGATCCGCCCCGCGACCGGCGGGGACGTCGCGGCGATCGACGCATTGCTGCGGAAGGCCTTTCCCGATGCCGGGGAGGCGATGCTCGTCCAGCGGCTGTGCGTCGATGGCGACATGGTGCTGACCCTCGTCGCCGATGACGAGGAGACCGGCAGCCTCGCCGGCGTGATCGCCTATAGCCGGATGGCAGTGGAGATCGCCGGCAAGCACATCGCTGCGGTGGCGCTGGCGCCGCTTGCGGTCGATGCCGGGCAGCGCGGGCAAGGCGTTGCCGAGGCGCTGGTACGGGCCAGCCTGACCCAGCTTGGCGATGCCGGCGCGATGCTGGTCTTCGTGCTCGGCGATCCCGATTATTACGCGCGTTTCGGCTTTTCGACCGATTGGGCGCGCGGATTTGCCTCGCCTTATGCAGGCGACTATCTGATGGCGCTGCCGCTCCAGGGTGGCGGCATGCCGTGCGGCGAGCGCGGCGCGGCGACGCACGCAAAGGCGTTCGCACAATTGGGCGGGAACCATTGA
- the fabI gene encoding enoyl-ACP reductase FabI, giving the protein MTGLMQGKRGLIMGLANDRSLAWGIAQKLREHGAELAFSYQGEALEKRVRPLAEHLGQDFLIECDVSDMADLDRAFATLAERWPTIDFVVHAIGFSDKNELRGGYVDTSLDNFLMTMNISVYSFVAVAQRASKMMPNGGSLLTLSYYGAEKVIPHYNVMGVAKAALETSVQYLAVDLGRDNIRVNAISAGPIKTLAASGIGDFRLILKWNELNSPLKRNVTIEDVGGAGLYLLSDLASGVTGETHHVDAGYNVIGMKAEDAPDIALV; this is encoded by the coding sequence GTGACGGGATTGATGCAGGGCAAGCGCGGGCTGATCATGGGCCTGGCGAACGATCGTTCGCTGGCATGGGGCATTGCCCAGAAGCTGCGCGAGCATGGCGCCGAACTGGCGTTCAGCTATCAGGGCGAGGCGCTGGAAAAGCGCGTGCGGCCGCTCGCCGAGCATCTCGGCCAGGACTTCCTGATCGAATGCGACGTCTCGGACATGGCCGATCTCGACAGGGCCTTCGCGACGCTCGCCGAGCGCTGGCCGACGATCGACTTCGTCGTCCACGCGATCGGCTTCTCGGACAAGAACGAGCTGCGCGGCGGCTATGTCGACACCAGCCTCGACAATTTCCTGATGACGATGAACATCAGCGTCTATTCGTTCGTCGCGGTGGCGCAGCGCGCGTCGAAGATGATGCCGAACGGCGGCAGTCTGCTGACGCTCAGCTATTACGGCGCCGAGAAGGTGATCCCGCATTATAACGTGATGGGCGTCGCCAAGGCTGCGCTGGAAACCAGCGTCCAGTATCTCGCCGTCGATCTGGGCCGCGACAATATCCGCGTCAACGCGATCTCGGCCGGGCCGATCAAGACGCTGGCGGCAAGCGGGATCGGCGACTTCCGCCTGATCCTCAAGTGGAACGAACTCAATTCGCCGCTCAAGCGCAACGTGACGATCGAGGATGTCGGAGGCGCCGGGCTATACCTGCTGTCCGACCTGGCCTCGGGTGTGACCGGCGAGACCCACCATGTCGACGCCGGCTACAACGTCATCGGCATGAAGGCCGAGGACGCGCCCGACATCGCATTGGTGTGA
- a CDS encoding YihY/virulence factor BrkB family protein, translating to MGTTAHGRLSNLGISKRFWVVLKRVAVGTYTDGFTYAGNLAYLSLVTLFPFFIVAAAVAQLFGRSAEGIRTLEAFLQTVPPDVANVLRKPVADVLQARTGSLLWLGALVGLWTTAGFIETLRGILRAAYGVQTSTPFWRYRLGSIGMIVAAVVLAMAAFSFQIVLTAVEQFVYRLLPLSTEVQTLLSVTRFAPALALFGALYMLFYSLTPRKYRGTECHKWPGPAFVTIWWMATTALLPLVLSSLGGYDLTYGSLAGVMIALVFFYIIGLGLVVGAELNAALAEVPHERLEQGRQKEDGTS from the coding sequence GTGGGCACGACCGCGCATGGCCGCCTTTCGAACCTGGGCATTTCCAAACGCTTCTGGGTAGTTCTCAAGCGCGTCGCGGTGGGCACCTATACCGATGGCTTCACTTATGCCGGCAACCTTGCCTATCTGTCGCTGGTAACGCTGTTCCCGTTCTTCATCGTCGCCGCGGCCGTCGCCCAGCTGTTCGGGCGCAGCGCCGAGGGTATCCGCACGCTCGAGGCCTTTCTGCAGACCGTGCCCCCCGACGTTGCCAATGTGCTGCGCAAGCCCGTGGCCGACGTTCTGCAGGCGCGGACGGGCAGTCTGCTGTGGCTCGGCGCACTGGTGGGTCTGTGGACCACGGCGGGTTTCATCGAGACGCTGCGCGGCATCCTGCGCGCGGCCTATGGCGTGCAGACGAGCACGCCGTTCTGGCGGTATCGTCTCGGATCGATCGGCATGATCGTGGCGGCGGTGGTTCTCGCAATGGCTGCGTTCAGCTTCCAGATCGTGCTCACCGCCGTCGAACAGTTCGTCTATCGGCTGCTGCCGCTGTCCACCGAGGTGCAGACGCTGCTGTCGGTAACCCGGTTTGCCCCCGCGCTCGCGCTGTTCGGCGCGCTGTACATGCTGTTCTATTCGCTGACCCCGCGGAAATATCGCGGCACCGAATGTCACAAATGGCCGGGGCCGGCATTCGTCACCATCTGGTGGATGGCAACCACGGCGCTGCTGCCGCTCGTCCTGTCGTCGCTGGGCGGATATGACCTGACCTATGGCAGCCTTGCCGGCGTGATGATCGCCCTGGTGTTCTTTTACATCATCGGCCTGGGGCTGGTGGTTGGTGCGGAACTCAACGCAGCTCTGGCCGAAGTGCCCCATGAGCGGCTAGAGCAGGGCCGTCAAAAGGAGGACGGGACGTCGTGA
- a CDS encoding DnaJ C-terminal domain-containing protein, with translation MADPYATLGVARGASEADIKKAYRKLAKELHPDRNKDNPKASEKFSLVTSAYDLLSDKDKRARFDRGEIDGDGNPTAPFGFGGGGGQQAGFRPGGSGFDFGGESGDIGDIFEGLFGGGAGRRGGGGFSGGFGGFGRKPAAKGANVAYRLAVAFEDAAKLAPQRITLRDGKSIDLKLPAGVESGTQMRLAGKGEEGPGGFGDAIVTIDVQPHRFFVREGDDIRLDLPVSLSEAVLGADVRVPTPDGAVMLKVPKGSTSGKVLRLKGRGFHKKAGGRGDLLVTTMVDLPVDDDALVEFVQGWQDKGNPRGRMGV, from the coding sequence GTGGCGGATCCGTATGCAACTCTGGGCGTCGCGCGGGGCGCGAGCGAGGCTGACATCAAGAAAGCCTATCGCAAGCTCGCCAAGGAGCTGCATCCCGACCGCAACAAGGACAATCCCAAGGCGTCCGAGAAATTCAGCCTAGTCACCTCCGCCTATGACCTGCTGAGCGACAAGGACAAGCGCGCGCGCTTCGATCGCGGCGAGATCGACGGCGACGGCAATCCGACTGCGCCGTTCGGCTTCGGCGGCGGCGGCGGGCAGCAGGCCGGCTTCCGTCCCGGCGGCAGCGGCTTCGATTTCGGCGGCGAATCGGGCGATATCGGCGACATATTCGAGGGGCTGTTCGGCGGCGGTGCGGGCCGTCGCGGCGGCGGTGGCTTCAGCGGCGGCTTTGGCGGATTCGGCCGCAAGCCGGCGGCCAAGGGCGCGAATGTCGCCTATCGCCTTGCGGTGGCGTTCGAGGACGCGGCCAAGCTCGCGCCGCAGCGGATCACGCTGCGCGACGGCAAGTCGATCGATCTCAAGCTGCCCGCCGGCGTCGAGAGCGGCACCCAGATGCGCCTCGCGGGCAAGGGTGAGGAGGGCCCGGGCGGCTTCGGCGACGCGATCGTGACGATCGACGTCCAGCCGCACCGCTTCTTCGTGCGCGAAGGCGACGACATCCGGCTGGATCTTCCGGTCAGCCTGTCCGAAGCGGTGCTCGGAGCGGATGTCCGCGTGCCCACGCCCGACGGCGCAGTGATGCTGAAGGTGCCCAAGGGTTCGACCTCGGGCAAGGTGCTGCGCCTCAAGGGGCGTGGCTTCCACAAAAAGGCCGGCGGTCGCGGCGATCTGCTCGTCACGACGATGGTCGACCTGCCGGTCGACGACGATGCGCTGGTCGAGTTCGTGCAGGGTTGGCAGGACAAGGGGAACCCGCGTGGCCGCATGGGCGTCTGA